One region of Astyanax mexicanus isolate ESR-SI-001 chromosome 15, AstMex3_surface, whole genome shotgun sequence genomic DNA includes:
- the znf646 gene encoding zinc finger protein 646, whose protein sequence is MDIQGPDRTKGFSCRGCGIVCLNMPSLLEHTEVCQQSDGDRRYKCDECGRGYRHAGSLANHKKTHEVGTFQCHICARKLSNALALKSHLRIHTSRKKYSCMDCGKAFRLATQLSTHQKVHRNRELRGRTKSSVLTQEQAESVCEDDQLHDVDEQDFSVMPGLPPDIELNVAHENSFSNGLMSELISNVIPESDTIANGDNGDRPFKCDMCEKTYRHHGSLINHKKCHQMGIFECTVCFKQFNNLAALNSHQRIHYKIKGRPSTVTPATPEAPYQNSKSEQVSAGVLQNGATNVHFCHLCQVAFATDDEFQNHIMLHNSSSVSFELPTSLPEDHDFSYNHSIAQSPEPVPYPSSSDTPPLPPLLDKAVDYVQTQGPMENGHIYVPHPIGDDSAVIDTQGGPLALPSENLNPELLEQTTDDGKHDEAVSSDRRFKCNICGKSYRHAGSLINHKRSHQTGVFQCSICRKNYPHLAALRSHLRIHKGRPSSLTASAEGDWLSSEPLTHENQHGGFASHESDVSGILGVPQDLGDSVGMNSDEELDEFQEQFHSSFAEDRQMHLPQGEALMERHMCADCGKTFSDIAGIKSHMCPLLNQQYQVMPNGLDGHMDYKTENRPQPLGDSGEPIGFEGQNGGTVDTYFAGQNFHDTMHGQMMHDHEDNGHCEEGNADDDEYEDGEEEEEEEEDGEMYQCSVCGNHYTSMRELRSHLHTHTQSHDTPSTSGPSSMSSLEAEKDDEPNEIQHSDCSLIICSTCGESFLTKQDLLAHQLLHSNSVVCQTEQYVTENQNQIEPKEEKESIICGKCGVVCASSHQLQNHDCTGQRTEEPEQCEEKPDIGNVHGQEAGLFKECLGSGDRQYKCEQCGRSYRHAGSLLNHKKSHKTGVFRCFVCQKRFYNLLALKNHQRTHFDVKKHSCTECGKAFKIHKQLVNHQRVHQENKAKIEELNKQIQTLMQMSGNVSVSGMHSQGTSRKRSSRRRKQKAPPSSDQSSPEKNSQSEDPNDPRPFVCDQCGRSYRHAGSLVNHKNSHKTGEYYCAVCNNTYSNQLAMKNHLRIHFSVKKHCCQDCGKAFRGKKQLLNHTCSQNRKKNAAAGSRGKARGRRRAKALTCKQCSLAFSTADQLANHICSKQPGTHAAHEQNGKSNAPAVKEERPFKCNICGRSYRHAGSLLNHKNTHKTGHFTCSFCAKPFSNPMALRNHTRIHTQKKKYVCPICGKAFRLSSILYNHQKIHARGVTRYSCQTCGKSFQGKSGLKRHRCYRSGTSSPAVNQDSADKCYTCDQCGRSYRHAGSLLNHKKSHSADLLNCTLCLKTFTDPLDLQSHSQMARHCCPDCGKTFCEFAHLQNHMEVHSKGLPYYCAPCQQNFPNMASFQQHQEVHRGMQGQPHHQGMHMSQDLEWDSELDQQMGLQDLPKMNPAFNQMHGALSEQQDPHESMEAVAKEEKSHVCEHCGRTYRHAGSLLNHKNSHKTGSFVCSVCQKKFNNLMALKNHRRIHTEPKRYQCLECGKAFRVSTQLICHRRIHTKEKPFSCLLCEKRFSSKSNLRHHQKMHQNSQQSFESSFNMDPNAFMGLGVDPFL, encoded by the exons ATGGATATCCAAGGGCCAGACAGGACCAAAGGCTTTTCATGCAGGGGTTGTGGTATTGTATGTTTAAACATGCCCAGCCTTTTGGAGCACACAGAAGTTTGTCAGCAGTCGGATGGCGATCGAAGGTATAAATGTGATGAATGTGGTCGTGGATATCGACATGCTGGCAGTTTGGCGAACCACAAGAAAACACATGAGGTTGGAACCTTCCAGTGTCACATATGTGCCCGGAAACTATCTAATGCTCTAGCGCTTAAGAGTCACTTGCGTATTCACACATCACGAAAGAAATATTCTTGCATGGATTGCGGGAAAGCCTTTCGCTTAGCAACTCAGCTGTCTACTCACCAAAAGGTCCATCGCAATAGGGAGTTAAGGGGAAGGACCAAAAGCAGTGTCTTGACACAAGAACAGGCTGAAAGTGTTTGTGAAGATGACCAACTGCATGATGTCGATGAGCAGGATTTCAGTGTGATGCCAGGTTTGCCACCAGATATAGAGTTAAATGTTGCCCATGAGAATAGTTTTAGCAATGGTCTTATGTCAGAGCTCATTTCAAATGTTATCCCTGAAAGCGACACCATAGCTAATGGCGATAATGGGGACCGACCATTTAAGTGTGACATGTGCGAGAAGACTTACAGACATCATGGAAGCTTGATAAATCACAAGAAATGTCATCAAATGGGAATATTTGAGTGTACAGTCTGTTTCAAACAGTTTAACAATCTTGCTGCCCTCAACAGTCACCAACGAATTCACTATAAAATCAAAGGTCGCCCCAGCACAGTTACCCCAGCGACCCCTGAGGCGCCCTATCAAAACTCTAAGTCAGAGCAGGTATCTGCAGGTGTTTTGCAGAATGGGGCCACAAATGTACATTTCTGTCACCTTTGTCAAGTAGCATTTGCTACTGATGATGAGTTTCAGAATCACATAATGTTGCATAACTCTTCTTCAGTGTCCTTTGAGCTCCCTACCAGCCTACCTGAGGACCATGATTTTTCGTATAACCATAGTATCGCCCAGTCTCCCGAACCTGTTCCTTATCCTTCCTCCAGTGACACCCCACCGTTGCCTCCATTACTCGATAAAGCTGTTGATTATGTCCAAACCCAGGGGCCAATGGAAAATGGTCATATTTACGTACCTCATCCTATAGGTGATGACTCAGCTGTTATAGACACTCAGGGAGGGCCTTTGGCTCTGCCATCTGAAAACCTCAACCCTGAACTATTGGAGCAAACTACTGATGATGGTAAACATGATGAAGCTGTTAGCTCTGACCGCCGTTTTAAATGCAACATTTGTGGCAAAAGCTACAGACATGCAGGTAGCCTCATTAACCACAAACGCTCCCATCAGACAGGAGTTTTCCAGTGTTCAATTTGCCGCAAGAACTACCCACATCTGGCTGCCTTGAGAAGCCACCTTCGTATACATAAGGGCAGGCCTTCCTCTTTAACTGCCTCTGCTGAAGGTGACTGGCTTTCCTCTGAGCCCCTGACACATGAAAATCAGCATGGTGGCTTTGCGTCTCACGAAAGTGATGTTAGTGGTATTTTAGGCGTCCCTCAGGATCTCGGAGACTCTGTGGGCATGAATTCTGATGAGGAGCTGGATGAATTCCAAGAGCAGTTTCACAGTTCCTTCGCTGAGGACAGACAAATGCACCTACCTCAGGGTGAAGCCCTCATGGAGAGGCACATGTGTGCAGACTGCGGAAAGACATTTTCTGATATTGCAGGGATCAAGTCGCACATGTGTCCCCTCCTGAATCAGCAGTATCAGGTCATGCCAAATGGCTTAGATGGTCACATGGACTATAAGACTGAAAATCGTCCGCAGCCCTTGGGAGATTCAGGAGAGCCTATTGGTTTTGAGGGGCAGAATGGTGGCACGGTGGATACCTATTTTGCAGGGCAAAACTTTCATGACACTATGCATGGCCAGATGATGCATGACCATGAAGATAACGGTCACTGTGAAGAGGGTAATGCAGATGATGATGAGTATGAGGatggtgaggaggaggaggaggaggaagaagatggAGAGATGTATCAGTGCTCTGTGTGTGGAAATCACTACACCAGCATGCGGGAACTGAGGAGTCACCTCCATACTCACACTCAAAGCCATGACACACCTTCAACATCTGGCCCCTCCTCTATGTCCTCACTCGAAGCAGAGAAAGACGATGAACCAAATGAGATCCAGCATAGTGACTGCAGTCTGATTATTTGTAGCACTTGTGGAGAAAGTTTCCTAACAAAACAGGACCTACTAGCCCATCAACTTCTGCACAGCAATTCTGTGGTTTGCCAGACTGAACAGTATGTTACAGAAAACCAGAATCAAATCGAaccaaaagaagaaaaagagagcatCATATGTGGGAAGTGTGGAGTGGTCTGTGCCAGCAGTCATCAACTTCAGAACCACGACTGCACTGGACAAAGAACTGAAGAACCTGAACAGTGTGAAGAAAAGCCAGATATTGGGAATGTTCATGGACAAGAAGCTGGATTGTTCAAGGAGTGTCTAGGCAGCGGAGATAGGCAGTATAAATGCGAGCAATGTGGACGCTCATACAGACACGCTGGTTCACTCCTAAATCACAAGAAATCGCACAAAACTGGGGTGTTCCGCTGCTTTGTTTGCCAGAAGCGTTTTTATAACTTGCTGGCTCTAAAGAACCACCAGAGGACACATTTTGATGTAAAGAA GCACAGTTGCACAGAATGTGGGAAAGCTTTCAAAATCCACAAACAATTGGTAAACCACCAGAGAGTTCATCAGGAAAACAAGGCCAAGATTGAAGAACTCAATAAACAAATTCAGACGCTTATGCAGATGAGTGGGAATGTCTCTGTAAGTGGAATGCACTCGCAGGGTACCAGCAGAAAAAGGAGTAGTCGGCGGCGCAAGCAGAAAGCCCCTCCTAGTAGTGACCAGTCCAGCCCAGAAAAGAACAGCCAGTCAGAGGATCCTAATGACCCGCGGCCTTTTGTTTGTGACCAGTGTGGGCGAAGTTATCGGCATGCTGGAAGTCTGGTCAACCACAAAAACTCACACAAGACAGGAGAATATTACTGTGCTGTATGCAACAATACCTATTCCAACCAGTTGGCGATGAAGAACCATTTACGTATTCACTTTTCAGTCAAAAAACACTGTTGCCAGGACTGCGGGAAGGCATTCCGTGGCAAGAAACAGTTACTGAACCACACTTGTTCACAAAACCGCAAGAAGAATGCAGCAGCAGGGTCGAGAGGAAAGGCTAGGGGTCGCAGAAGAGCAAAGGCTTTAACATGCAAGCAGTGCAGCCTGGCATTTTCCACTGCTGACCAGCTTGCAAACCATATCTGTAGCAAGCAGCCTGGCACTCATGCTGCTCATGAGCAAAATGGCAAAAGCAATGCACCTGCAGTCAAAGAAGAACGACCGTTCAAATGCAACATTTGTGGCCGAAGCTATCGCCATGCAGGAAGCCTGTTgaaccacaaaaacacacacaaaactggTCATTTCACCTGCTCTTTCTGTGCCAAGCCTTTTTCCAATCCCATGGCACTACGTAAtcacactcgcatacacacacagaaGAAAAAGTATGTTTGCCCAATCTGCGGTAAAGCTTTCAGACTCTCTAGCATCCTCTACAACCACCAAAAAATCCATGCCAGAGGAGTCACTCGTTATAGTTGCCAGACATGTGGTAAGAGCTTCCAGGGAAAGTCTGGACTTAAGAGACACCGCTGTTACAGAAGTGGCACATCGTCTCCTGCTGTTAATCAGGATAGCGCAGACAAGTGTTACAC ATGTGATCAGTGTGGTCGTTCCTACAGACATGCTGGCTCTCTTCTCAACCATAAGAAGAGTCATTCTGCTGACCTCCTCAATTGTACTCTCTGCCTCAAAACATTCACTGATCCTCTGGACCTTCAGAGTCACTCCCAGATGGCCCGCCACTGCTGCCCAGATTGTGGAAAGACCTTTTGTGAATTTGCACACCTGCAGAACCACATGGAAGTGCACAGCAAGGGGCTCCCTTACTATTGTGCTCCATGTCAGCAGAACTTTCCCAACATGGCCAGCTTTCAACAGCACCAAGAAGTCCACCGTGGCATGCAGGGCCAGCCACATCACCAGGGCATGCATATGTCGCAGGATTTGGAATGGGACTCTGAGCTGGACCAGCAGATGGGGCTACAAGATCTCCCCAAGATGAATCCGGCTTTTAACCAAATGCACGGAGCGTTGTCTGAACAGCAAGATCCACACGAAAGTATGGAGGCAGTAGCAAAAGAGGAGAAGAGCCACGTGTGTGAGCACTGTGGACGTACTTACAGACATGCCGGATCCCTGCTTAACCACAAGAACAGCCACAAAACGGGCTCGTTCGTCTGCTCAGTGTGCCAGAAAAAGTTCAACAACCTGATGGCGCTGAAGAACCACCGACGTATTCACACAGAGCCTAAGCGCTACCAGTGCCTGGAATGTGGTAAGGCCTTCCGAGTGTCCACTCAGCTCATCTGTCACAGACGTATTCACACCAAAGAGAAGCCCTTCTCCTGCCTGCTCTGTGAGAAGCGTTTCTCAAGCAAGTCCAACCTGCGACATCACCAGAAAATGCATCAGAACTCCCAGCAGTCGTTCGAGTCCTCTTTCAACATGGACCCTAATGCCTTCATGGGACTGGGTGTGGACCCTTTCCTCTGA